In one Juglans regia cultivar Chandler chromosome 11, Walnut 2.0, whole genome shotgun sequence genomic region, the following are encoded:
- the LOC108993949 gene encoding uncharacterized protein LOC108993949, producing MDKSWMNLTDRLRSPAYADGVNTFLTLARNHSQGSERIRCPCRSCCNNLFLPIRIVETHLFIKGINPNYTQWVFHGEEETRSFNEDGDDSVADYADEYIDDMDHMLDDIRASTFVDVPQDHNNLSPTRGSIPDPSPSSSFDQLLEDAWRPLFAGCTKFSKLSFIVKLLHIKTLGGWSIKSFDTLLNLLRSAFPDVEFPHSYEELKSLERGLRFNYHKIHACPNDCILFWKENANLNECPNSSDMRWHKEQQPTDEASLRHPADSESWKRFDEEHNWFAQDARNVRLGMSSDGFNTFNNMSKPYSIWPVILVPYNLPPWLCMKDQFLMTSLIIPGPKSPGNDIDVYLQPLVDELLEFWEHGVPTYDASTKETFMLHAALMWTINDFPAYENLSGWSTKGKLACPSCNVDTDSIWLKYGRKYCYMGHRRFLPPDHMWRMRKHLFNGREDQCMPPRILEGADVLAQLQMLGDVQFGKSGRKRKRTTEELNWTKYSIFFKLPYWVTLLLLHNLDVMHIEKNICDNILCTLMNIPRKTKDNINSRCDLEIFRFRKELHLKVQGERVTMPHALYTLHGDERNKFCEWLTDVKFPDGFASNILHCVSVRDCKISGLKSHDCHVFLQRLLPIAVGGYLRTDIALALTELSTFFKELCARTLDVNRLSQLQIDIVTILCKLEMIFPPSFFDVMVHLAVHLPREAILGGPVQYRWMNPFERYLGKFKRYVKNKARPEGSIAEAYIHIECLTFCSMYLQDIETKFTRMDRNIDGGEVENIDGFKVFNQKVRLMGVASNLKLSDKLLKEAIWYVLNNCTEIGHYLEEHYEKCKVHSPNCINQTHQTEFPTWFRKRVQAQRITNPLDVTDDLYALACGPEPKVASYAACIINGKRFHTKQRELQRRTQNSGVLVTGDESTNNVDFYGVINEIVELRYMGWRRVYLFMCDWFDVGDPRRGIRVDNHMTSINMDRTWYKDEPFVLACQASQCFYIRDIRVKGRWFVVQKYMNRNVYDIPPVPRVLEDMDGESSDDDAYQENESSYDYAPLHCDGCPVSTPLNRNDIEPILIDA from the exons atggacaaaagctggatgaaCTTGACCGATAGACTTCGTTCGCCTGCATACGCCGATGGAGTTAACACTTTCCTCACCCTAGCACGAAACCATTCTCAGGGTAGTGAGCGCATTCGGTGTCCATGTCGTTCATGCTGTAATAATCTCTTCTTGCCTATACGAATTGTGGAGACTCACTTGTTCATTAAAGGGATCAATCCAAATTATACCCAGTGggtatttcatggggaggaggaaacacGAAGTTTCAATGAAGACGGTGACGATAGTGTTGCTGATTACGCCGACGAGtacattgatgacatggaccatatgttagatgacatccgGGCAAGCACATTTGTCGATGTTCCCCAAGATCACAATAATCTATCGCCAACTCGTGGATCAATACCAGATCCCTCCCCAAGTTCATCTTTCGACCAGCTACTAGAGGATGCCTGGCGTCCACTTTTTGCTGGttgtacaaaattctcaaaactatcatttattgtgaagttgttacacattaAGACACTCGGTGGGTGGTCAATAAAGTCGTTTGATACGCTACTTAACCTGTTGCGGTCTGCCTTTCCTGATGTTGAATTTCCACATTCATATGAGGAGTTGAAGTCATTGGAGCGGGGTTTGAGATTCAATTACCACAAAATTCATGCATGCCCCAATGACTGCATCTTGTtctggaaggaaaatgctaatctTAATGAATGTCCTAACT CAagtgatatgagatggcataaagagcAACAGCCGACTGATGAGGCTAGCCTGAGACATCCTGCCGACTCAGAGTCCTGGAAGAgatttgatgaagaacataATTGGTTCGCTCAGGATGCTCGCAATGTAAGGCTTGGGATGTCAAGTGACGGTTTCAATACATTCAACAATATGTCTAAAccgtatagcatttggccagtaaTCCTGGTTCCGTATAACTTGCCTCCGTGGTtgtgcatgaaagaccaattccTCATGACATCCCTCATTATTCCTGGGCCAAAATCTCCAGGTAATGACATCGATGTTTACTTGCAACCGTTAGTTgatgaactgcttgaattttgggaacATGGGGTACCTACGTATGATGCCTCTACAAAGGAAACATTCATGTTGCATGCTGCTTTAATGTGGACAATCAATGACTTTCCAGCATATGAGAATCTTTCTGGCTggtcaacaaaaggaaaattagcATGTCCATCCTGTAATGTGGACACAGATTCCATCTGGTTGAAGTATGGCCGGAAATATTGTTATATGGGACATCGTCGTTTCTTGCCGCCAGATCACATGTGGAGAATGAGAAAACATTTGTTCAATGGTAGAGAAGATCAATGCATGCCACCAAGGATTTTAGAAGGAGCTGATGTTTTGGCTCAACTACAGATGCTTGGGGATGTTCAATTTGGTAAATCTGGTCGAAAGAGAAAACGCACTACGGAAGAGTTGAACTGGACAAAGTATAGCATTTTCTTCAAGCTACCGTATTGGGTAACCCTGCTTCTTCTACATAATCtagatgtcatgcatattgagaaaaatatttgtgataacaTCTTGTGCACATTAATGAACATTCCTAGGAAAACCAAGGATAATATCAATTCTCGATGTGATTTGGAGATTTTTCGCTttagaaaagaattacatttgAAGGTTCAAGGTGAACGTGTTACAATGCCACATGCATTGTACACATTACACGGTgatgaaaggaataaattctGTGAATGGCTGACCGATGTGAAATTTCCAGATGGATTCGCTTCCAATATCTTGCATTGTGTTTCTGTacgtgattgcaaaatctcaggattgaaaagtcatgactgtcatgtTTTTCTCCAAAGATTACTTCCTATTGCTGTTGGTGGGTACTTACGAACTGATATTGCCTTGGCCTTGACTGAACTGAGCACTTTCTTCAAGGAGTTGTGTGCCCGAACCCTAGATGTTAACCGCCTATCTCAACTCCAAATTGATATCGTCACAATTCTATgcaaattggagatgatattccccCCATCTTTTTTCGATGtcatggtccacctagctgtccactTACCCCGTGAGGCCATacttgggggtccagtacaataCAGGTGGATGAatccatttgagaggtatctcggCAAGTTCAAGCGGTATGTTAAGAACAAAGCTCGTCCAGAAGGCTCAATAGCCGAAGCCTATATTCACATCGAATGCCTAACTTTTTGCTCAATGTATCTCCAAGATATTGAGACGAAGTTTACTCGAATGGACCGCAACATTGATGGTGGAGAAGTGGAGAATATAGATGGATTCAAGGTTTTCAACCAGAAAGTTCGTCTCATGGGTGTGGCTTCCAACTTGAAATTATCAGATAAACTCCTCAAGGAAGCCATATGGTACGTCCTCAACAACTGCACTGAGATTGGACACTACCTAGA GGAGCACTACGAGAAATGTAAGGTGCATAGCCCAAATTGTATCAATCAAACACATCAAACTGAGTTTCCAACTTGGTTCAGGAAACGT GTTCAGGCCCAGCGTATCACCAACCCACTTGATGTGACTGATGATCTGTATGCGTTAGCATGCGGTCCTGAACCTAAGGTTGCATCTTATGCTGCTTGCATTATAAATGGTAAAAGGTTCCATACAAAGCAGCGTGAACTTCAGAGGCGTACGCAAAATTCAGGAGTGTTGGTAACTGGTGACGAAAGTACAAATAATGTTGATTTCTACGGTGTTATTAATGAGATCGTGGAGTTACGCTATATGGGTTGGCGTCGGGTGTACTTGTTCatgtgtgattggtttgacgTTGGTGATCCAAGACGAGGGATACGAGTTGATAACCATATGACCAGTATCAACATGGATAGaacttggtataaggatgaaccattTGTGTTAGCATGCCAGGCTTCCCAGTGTTTTTACATCAGAGATATAAGGGTGAAAGGGAGATGGTTCGTGGTGCAAAAGTACATGAATAGGAATGTATATGATATTCCACCGGTGCCAAGGGTGTTAGAAGATATGGATGGCGAATCAAGTGATGATGATgcctatcaagaaaatgaatcatcATATGATTATGCACCATTGCATTGTGATGGATGTCCAGTGTCAACTCCATTGAATAGGAATGATATAGAACCTATCTTGATTGATGCATGA